Proteins co-encoded in one Neodiprion lecontei isolate iyNeoLeco1 chromosome 3, iyNeoLeco1.1, whole genome shotgun sequence genomic window:
- the LOC124293580 gene encoding protein tilB-like: MVRITIELIRKRSEHNEGEIASLEEITLHQEDIEKIEHIDRWCRNLKILLLQYNLISKIENLGMLKKLEYLNLALNNIEVIENLEGLESLKKLDLTVNFIGDLRGIKSLRENEHLESLILTGNPFTDYEGYREYVVATLPQLKELDMAEISRSERIIALQRYAEASDDVLRGYWNYAKIRKEQILRHQRSESVRISELNEDGTEKGGEDDEERSEKFWKSTSSHTPEDRIAIARENRRNREKRERKDDEAKKPKYVPKLFNSDGRPFNINQPKVPFRLDDESDRDKIILDIAVYKHLDTSFLDVDVQPGYVRVTIKGKILQLTLSSEVLTEKSTVQRSQTTGHLVVTMPRLNPLKLIAKPEDKAKKSTESKPIKSVKAQSASTRREFLEIGPEKDDLDYTRIVDNNKKHQEKNKLLERHKDVCRPEEKIPSNDFVDNPDVPPLM; the protein is encoded by the exons ATGGTGCGAATCACGATAGAACTTATACGAAAACGTTCCGAACACAATGAGGGAGAAATTGCAAGCCTTGAGGAAATAACACTGCACCAGGAAgacattgaaaaaatcgaacaCATAGATAGGTGGTGcagaaacttgaaaatacTACTCCTGCAGTACAATCTAATATCCAAAATCGAAAACCTGGGTATGCTAAAGAAATTGGAGTACCTTAATCTGGCGTTGAACAACATCGAAGTAATAGAAAATTTGGAGGGATTAGAAAGTCTTAAAAAGTTAGATTTAACAGTAAACTTTATCGGGGATCTTCGAGGCATCAAGTCACTGAG AGAGAACGAGCACCTGGAGTCATTGATATTAACGGGAAATCCTTTCACGGATTACGAGGGTTACCGTGAGTATGTCGTAGCGACACTGCCACAGTTGAAGGAACTCGATATGGCCGAGATATCGAGGTCGGAGAGGATTATAGCCCTTCAGAGATACGCCGAGGCTTCCGACGACGTTCTCAGAGGGTACTGGAACTACGCTAAGATCCGTAAGGAGCAAATTCTACGTCATCAGAGAAGCGAATCGGTCAGAATTAGCGAACTCAATGAAGATGGAACGGAAAAG GGCGGTGAGGATGACGAGGAACGTagcgaaaaattttggaagaGCACAAGCTCGCACACTCCTGAGGACCGCATTGCCATTGCAAGAGAGAACAGGAGAAACagggaaaagagagagaggaaagatGACGAGGCTAAAAAGCCGAAATACGTTCCGAAATTGTTCAACTCGGACGGACGGCCATTCAACATAAATCAGCCCAAAGTACCATTTCGTTTGGACGATGAAAGTGACCGCGACAAAATCATTCTAGACATAGCTGTTTACAA GCATTTGGATACTTCCTTTTTGGACGTCGATGTTCAGCCTGGCTACGTCAGAGTGACCATCAAAGGCAAAATATTACAACTGACCCTGTCCAGTGAAGTTTTGACCGAGAAAAGTACAGTTCAAAGATCTCAAACGACAGGGCATTTGGTGGTAACAATGCCGCGTTTAAATCCATTAAAACTAATTGCGAAGCCAGAGGACAAAGCCAAGAAGTCAACGGAAAGCAAACCCATCAAATCAGTAAAGGCCCAGTCCGCCTCAACGAGACGGGAATTTTTAGAGATTGGCCCCGAGAAAGATGACCTCGACTACACGAGAATAGTGGATAACAACAAGAAGcatcaagaaaaaaacaagttgTTGGAAAGGCACAAAGATGTTTGTCGGCCTGAGGAGAAAATACCATCGAACGATTTCGTGGATAATCCTGATGTTCCCCCACTAATGTAA
- the LOC107216629 gene encoding rhophilin-2 isoform X1, with amino-acid sequence MLKWVHHSPLPKNHVTVVTTTQPSAKKGDKEVNAQQNVTQKTTHDQNQSDMLDVCTRKRFGGSDPRVATCRGKLQNRRSKLNQEINKELRLRAGAENLFKATTNRKLKETVALELSFVNSNLQLLKEQLAELNSSVELYQNADSEEPVMPMIPLGLKETKDIDFREPFKDFILEHYSEDGSHYEEAIADLMDTRQAMRTPTRDTPGIALLLRYYNQLYFIERRFFPPDRSLGIYFEWFDSLTGVPSCQRTVAFEKASVLFNAGALYTQLGARQDRRTARGLDQAVDSFLRAAGTFRYIHENFTNAPSMDLGPEMLEMLVQLMLAQARECLFEKLELQSRDSRDIDISLDLAQEAAQVAAVYADVHSLISREPVRDYVPESWVSLILVKREHHLAMAHKHCAVGLLERPVSEMRVETRLVLEHIQESDGKTQIDTTVPKDEQERKLLSRAHLREAQILHEESQRLQRMCRELKGKQALARVLKRAQDATFEEYNRVGDEDDFRELLDPPHILASTKFQLSLTHPDFGQHGVDDLFRSLGPVAIFSAKRHWTAPRLVQLQRGPGGEGFGFSVRGDAPVIVAAVDHNSLADLGGMKEGDFIVSIGDKDVKWASHDQVVRLIKQCGDSISLKLVTPMDRNYLKKPVKSNRHDKGSVSASSSSGVSSGQPSPAGSVTTAHVARRLPWNPFKKSGSQRDSRDLTFDNVILR; translated from the exons GGCTCCGACCCAAGAGTGGCTACCTGCCGGGGCAAGCTTCAGAACAGAAGAAGCAAACTCAACCAGGAAATCAACAAGGAACTCCGGCTACGGGCAGGCGCTGAGAATCTCTTCAA GGCCACGACGAACAGAAAACTGAAGGAGACGGTCGCCCTGGAGTTGAGTTTCGTGAATTCGAATCTGCAGCTGCTCAAGGAACAGCTGGCTGAATTGAACAGCTCGGTGGAACTTTATCAGAATGCCGACAG cgAGGAACCTGTAATGCCCATGATACCGTTGGGCCTGAAGGAGACCAAAGACATTGACTTTCGAGAGCCGTTTAAA GATTTTATTTTAGAGCACTACAGTGAGGATGGCAGCCATTACGAAGAAGCGATTGCAGACCTCATGGATACTAGACAG GCCATGAGGACGCCGACTCGTGACACGCCAGGAATAGCGTTGCTTCTCCGCTACTATAACCAGCTTTACTTCATCGAGAGAAGATTTTTTCCACCGGATCGAAGCTTGGGAATATATTTCGAATGGTTCGACTCTTTGACGGGAGTTCCTAGCTGTCAGCGAACAGTGGCGTTCGAAAAAGCTTCGGTTCTCTTCAACGCTGGTGCTCTTTATACGCAGCTGGGTGCCAGACAGGACAGACGAACAGCTCGGGGACTCGATCAGGCGGTCGACTCCTTCCTCCGAGCCGCTGGTACCTTTAGGTACATCCACGAAAACTTTACCAACGCTCCGAGCATGGATTTGGGTCCAGAGATGCTGGAAATGCTCGTTCAGCTGATGCTG GCTCAAGCGAGGGAATgtctttttgaaaaattggaattgcAGTCAAGAGATAGCAGGGATATCGATATATCTTTGGACCTTGCTCAAGAGGCTGCGCAG GTAGCAGCGGTTTACGCAGATGTTCATTCCCTCATTTCGCGTGAACCGGTACGCGACTACGTCCCCGAGTCATGGGTATCGTTGATTCTTGTCAAACGTGAACACCACTTAGCGATGGCTCACAAGCATTGTGCCGTTGGGCTTCTGGAGCGACCAGTCTCCGAAATGCGTGTAGAGACGAGGCTCGTCCTCGAGCACATTCAGGAAAGTGATGGTAAAACTCAGATAGACACAACTGTGCCGAAGGACGAACAGGAACGCAAGCTTTTGA GTAGAGCTCATTTGAGAGAGGCTCAAATACTTCACGAAGAGAGTCAAAGGCTGCAACGAATGTGCCGCGAATTGAAGGGCAAACAAGCGTTGGCGAGGGTTTTGAAGAGGGCGCAGGACGCCACCTTCGAAGAATACAATCGGGTTGGCGACGAGGATGATTTCCGGGAACTTCTCGATCCTCCTCACATTTTAG CATCCACAAAGTTTCAGTTGAGTCTGACCCATCCAGACTTCGGTCAGCACGGTGTGGACGATTTATTCAGATCCCTTGGTCCTGTTGCAATATTTTCCGCAAAGAGACACTGGACGGCGCCAAGATTGGTTCAGCTTCAGAGAGGTCCTGGGGGCGAaggattcggattcagcgttCGCGGTGACGCTCCAGTTATCGTGGCTGCGGTCGATCACAACTCCTTGGCCGAC TTGGGTGGAATGAAAGAAGGTGACTTCATCGTTAGTATCGGAGACAAGGACGTCAAATGGGCTTCTCATGATCAAGTTGTGCGTCTGATAAAGCAATGCGGGGATTCCATCAGTTTGAAACTTGTCACTCCGATGGATAGAAATTATCTGAAA AAACCAGTGAAATCGAACCGTCACGACAAAGGTAGCGTCTCCGCCAGCAGTTCGTCGGGTGTTTCTTCAGGACAACCGAGTCCTGCAGGATCGGTAACGACTGCTCACGTCGCTAGGAGGCTCCCTTGGAATCCTTTCAAAAAATCTGGCAGTCAACGGGACAGCAGAGACCTCACATTTGACAACGTCATACTGAGATGA
- the LOC107216629 gene encoding rhophilin-2 isoform X3 has protein sequence MLILPDIKLQGSDPRVATCRGKLQNRRSKLNQEINKELRLRAGAENLFKATTNRKLKETVALELSFVNSNLQLLKEQLAELNSSVELYQNADSEEPVMPMIPLGLKETKDIDFREPFKDFILEHYSEDGSHYEEAIADLMDTRQAMRTPTRDTPGIALLLRYYNQLYFIERRFFPPDRSLGIYFEWFDSLTGVPSCQRTVAFEKASVLFNAGALYTQLGARQDRRTARGLDQAVDSFLRAAGTFRYIHENFTNAPSMDLGPEMLEMLVQLMLAQARECLFEKLELQSRDSRDIDISLDLAQEAAQVAAVYADVHSLISREPVRDYVPESWVSLILVKREHHLAMAHKHCAVGLLERPVSEMRVETRLVLEHIQESDGKTQIDTTVPKDEQERKLLSRAHLREAQILHEESQRLQRMCRELKGKQALARVLKRAQDATFEEYNRVGDEDDFRELLDPPHILASTKFQLSLTHPDFGQHGVDDLFRSLGPVAIFSAKRHWTAPRLVQLQRGPGGEGFGFSVRGDAPVIVAAVDHNSLADLGGMKEGDFIVSIGDKDVKWASHDQVVRLIKQCGDSISLKLVTPMDRNYLKKPVKSNRHDKGSVSASSSSGVSSGQPSPAGSVTTAHVARRLPWNPFKKSGSQRDSRDLTFDNVILR, from the exons GGCTCCGACCCAAGAGTGGCTACCTGCCGGGGCAAGCTTCAGAACAGAAGAAGCAAACTCAACCAGGAAATCAACAAGGAACTCCGGCTACGGGCAGGCGCTGAGAATCTCTTCAA GGCCACGACGAACAGAAAACTGAAGGAGACGGTCGCCCTGGAGTTGAGTTTCGTGAATTCGAATCTGCAGCTGCTCAAGGAACAGCTGGCTGAATTGAACAGCTCGGTGGAACTTTATCAGAATGCCGACAG cgAGGAACCTGTAATGCCCATGATACCGTTGGGCCTGAAGGAGACCAAAGACATTGACTTTCGAGAGCCGTTTAAA GATTTTATTTTAGAGCACTACAGTGAGGATGGCAGCCATTACGAAGAAGCGATTGCAGACCTCATGGATACTAGACAG GCCATGAGGACGCCGACTCGTGACACGCCAGGAATAGCGTTGCTTCTCCGCTACTATAACCAGCTTTACTTCATCGAGAGAAGATTTTTTCCACCGGATCGAAGCTTGGGAATATATTTCGAATGGTTCGACTCTTTGACGGGAGTTCCTAGCTGTCAGCGAACAGTGGCGTTCGAAAAAGCTTCGGTTCTCTTCAACGCTGGTGCTCTTTATACGCAGCTGGGTGCCAGACAGGACAGACGAACAGCTCGGGGACTCGATCAGGCGGTCGACTCCTTCCTCCGAGCCGCTGGTACCTTTAGGTACATCCACGAAAACTTTACCAACGCTCCGAGCATGGATTTGGGTCCAGAGATGCTGGAAATGCTCGTTCAGCTGATGCTG GCTCAAGCGAGGGAATgtctttttgaaaaattggaattgcAGTCAAGAGATAGCAGGGATATCGATATATCTTTGGACCTTGCTCAAGAGGCTGCGCAG GTAGCAGCGGTTTACGCAGATGTTCATTCCCTCATTTCGCGTGAACCGGTACGCGACTACGTCCCCGAGTCATGGGTATCGTTGATTCTTGTCAAACGTGAACACCACTTAGCGATGGCTCACAAGCATTGTGCCGTTGGGCTTCTGGAGCGACCAGTCTCCGAAATGCGTGTAGAGACGAGGCTCGTCCTCGAGCACATTCAGGAAAGTGATGGTAAAACTCAGATAGACACAACTGTGCCGAAGGACGAACAGGAACGCAAGCTTTTGA GTAGAGCTCATTTGAGAGAGGCTCAAATACTTCACGAAGAGAGTCAAAGGCTGCAACGAATGTGCCGCGAATTGAAGGGCAAACAAGCGTTGGCGAGGGTTTTGAAGAGGGCGCAGGACGCCACCTTCGAAGAATACAATCGGGTTGGCGACGAGGATGATTTCCGGGAACTTCTCGATCCTCCTCACATTTTAG CATCCACAAAGTTTCAGTTGAGTCTGACCCATCCAGACTTCGGTCAGCACGGTGTGGACGATTTATTCAGATCCCTTGGTCCTGTTGCAATATTTTCCGCAAAGAGACACTGGACGGCGCCAAGATTGGTTCAGCTTCAGAGAGGTCCTGGGGGCGAaggattcggattcagcgttCGCGGTGACGCTCCAGTTATCGTGGCTGCGGTCGATCACAACTCCTTGGCCGAC TTGGGTGGAATGAAAGAAGGTGACTTCATCGTTAGTATCGGAGACAAGGACGTCAAATGGGCTTCTCATGATCAAGTTGTGCGTCTGATAAAGCAATGCGGGGATTCCATCAGTTTGAAACTTGTCACTCCGATGGATAGAAATTATCTGAAA AAACCAGTGAAATCGAACCGTCACGACAAAGGTAGCGTCTCCGCCAGCAGTTCGTCGGGTGTTTCTTCAGGACAACCGAGTCCTGCAGGATCGGTAACGACTGCTCACGTCGCTAGGAGGCTCCCTTGGAATCCTTTCAAAAAATCTGGCAGTCAACGGGACAGCAGAGACCTCACATTTGACAACGTCATACTGAGATGA
- the LOC107216629 gene encoding rhophilin-2 isoform X2, with translation MNIPIVSGDIDDDGYKPKFIRGSDPRVATCRGKLQNRRSKLNQEINKELRLRAGAENLFKATTNRKLKETVALELSFVNSNLQLLKEQLAELNSSVELYQNADSEEPVMPMIPLGLKETKDIDFREPFKDFILEHYSEDGSHYEEAIADLMDTRQAMRTPTRDTPGIALLLRYYNQLYFIERRFFPPDRSLGIYFEWFDSLTGVPSCQRTVAFEKASVLFNAGALYTQLGARQDRRTARGLDQAVDSFLRAAGTFRYIHENFTNAPSMDLGPEMLEMLVQLMLAQARECLFEKLELQSRDSRDIDISLDLAQEAAQVAAVYADVHSLISREPVRDYVPESWVSLILVKREHHLAMAHKHCAVGLLERPVSEMRVETRLVLEHIQESDGKTQIDTTVPKDEQERKLLSRAHLREAQILHEESQRLQRMCRELKGKQALARVLKRAQDATFEEYNRVGDEDDFRELLDPPHILASTKFQLSLTHPDFGQHGVDDLFRSLGPVAIFSAKRHWTAPRLVQLQRGPGGEGFGFSVRGDAPVIVAAVDHNSLADLGGMKEGDFIVSIGDKDVKWASHDQVVRLIKQCGDSISLKLVTPMDRNYLKKPVKSNRHDKGSVSASSSSGVSSGQPSPAGSVTTAHVARRLPWNPFKKSGSQRDSRDLTFDNVILR, from the exons GGCTCCGACCCAAGAGTGGCTACCTGCCGGGGCAAGCTTCAGAACAGAAGAAGCAAACTCAACCAGGAAATCAACAAGGAACTCCGGCTACGGGCAGGCGCTGAGAATCTCTTCAA GGCCACGACGAACAGAAAACTGAAGGAGACGGTCGCCCTGGAGTTGAGTTTCGTGAATTCGAATCTGCAGCTGCTCAAGGAACAGCTGGCTGAATTGAACAGCTCGGTGGAACTTTATCAGAATGCCGACAG cgAGGAACCTGTAATGCCCATGATACCGTTGGGCCTGAAGGAGACCAAAGACATTGACTTTCGAGAGCCGTTTAAA GATTTTATTTTAGAGCACTACAGTGAGGATGGCAGCCATTACGAAGAAGCGATTGCAGACCTCATGGATACTAGACAG GCCATGAGGACGCCGACTCGTGACACGCCAGGAATAGCGTTGCTTCTCCGCTACTATAACCAGCTTTACTTCATCGAGAGAAGATTTTTTCCACCGGATCGAAGCTTGGGAATATATTTCGAATGGTTCGACTCTTTGACGGGAGTTCCTAGCTGTCAGCGAACAGTGGCGTTCGAAAAAGCTTCGGTTCTCTTCAACGCTGGTGCTCTTTATACGCAGCTGGGTGCCAGACAGGACAGACGAACAGCTCGGGGACTCGATCAGGCGGTCGACTCCTTCCTCCGAGCCGCTGGTACCTTTAGGTACATCCACGAAAACTTTACCAACGCTCCGAGCATGGATTTGGGTCCAGAGATGCTGGAAATGCTCGTTCAGCTGATGCTG GCTCAAGCGAGGGAATgtctttttgaaaaattggaattgcAGTCAAGAGATAGCAGGGATATCGATATATCTTTGGACCTTGCTCAAGAGGCTGCGCAG GTAGCAGCGGTTTACGCAGATGTTCATTCCCTCATTTCGCGTGAACCGGTACGCGACTACGTCCCCGAGTCATGGGTATCGTTGATTCTTGTCAAACGTGAACACCACTTAGCGATGGCTCACAAGCATTGTGCCGTTGGGCTTCTGGAGCGACCAGTCTCCGAAATGCGTGTAGAGACGAGGCTCGTCCTCGAGCACATTCAGGAAAGTGATGGTAAAACTCAGATAGACACAACTGTGCCGAAGGACGAACAGGAACGCAAGCTTTTGA GTAGAGCTCATTTGAGAGAGGCTCAAATACTTCACGAAGAGAGTCAAAGGCTGCAACGAATGTGCCGCGAATTGAAGGGCAAACAAGCGTTGGCGAGGGTTTTGAAGAGGGCGCAGGACGCCACCTTCGAAGAATACAATCGGGTTGGCGACGAGGATGATTTCCGGGAACTTCTCGATCCTCCTCACATTTTAG CATCCACAAAGTTTCAGTTGAGTCTGACCCATCCAGACTTCGGTCAGCACGGTGTGGACGATTTATTCAGATCCCTTGGTCCTGTTGCAATATTTTCCGCAAAGAGACACTGGACGGCGCCAAGATTGGTTCAGCTTCAGAGAGGTCCTGGGGGCGAaggattcggattcagcgttCGCGGTGACGCTCCAGTTATCGTGGCTGCGGTCGATCACAACTCCTTGGCCGAC TTGGGTGGAATGAAAGAAGGTGACTTCATCGTTAGTATCGGAGACAAGGACGTCAAATGGGCTTCTCATGATCAAGTTGTGCGTCTGATAAAGCAATGCGGGGATTCCATCAGTTTGAAACTTGTCACTCCGATGGATAGAAATTATCTGAAA AAACCAGTGAAATCGAACCGTCACGACAAAGGTAGCGTCTCCGCCAGCAGTTCGTCGGGTGTTTCTTCAGGACAACCGAGTCCTGCAGGATCGGTAACGACTGCTCACGTCGCTAGGAGGCTCCCTTGGAATCCTTTCAAAAAATCTGGCAGTCAACGGGACAGCAGAGACCTCACATTTGACAACGTCATACTGAGATGA